A region of the Syntrophus gentianae genome:
TGGATGAAGCGAAACTGAAGAAGATCGTCAACCGGAACCGGAATCTGCACCGGGCGCTGAACCTTAGATACGGCTTCAGAAGGGAAGATGAGTCGGCGCCGGAAGACCATTGGAAGAGAAGATTCCCGGAGTTGGAAAACGAACTCTTGGATACGTACTACCAGTACAAGGGCTGGAATCTGGATGGTGTTCCCACAAAGGAAAGGCTCCATGAATTGGATTTGGATTACGTCGCGGAAGACTTAATTAAGAGAGGGATTTTGAAAGATGGCGAAAATAACTAAAAAAATCAAGAGAATCAAGGTTGATGCAGATAAATGCAACGGGTGCCGGGGATGTGAGATGGTCTGTGCCGGTTTTCACTCGGTTCCGAAATATAACACCATCAATCCGGCAAGATCCCGTATCAAGATTGTCCGCCATCCCACCAAGGACATCTGGCTTCCGGTATTCGCCGGTGAGTACACGGCGGCCGAATGCATGGGCCGGGAAACCTATGTCATTGACGGGAAGGAATATGCCGATTGCGACTTCTGCAGGGCTGCCTGTCCCGCCAGAGATCGATTCAAGGAGCCTGATTCCGGTCTTCCGCTGCGCTGCGACATGTGTGAAAACGATCCGCCTCTGGAACTTCCGAAGTGCGTTGAGTGGTGTATCAGCGATGTCCTGACTTACGAAGAAGTTGAGGAAGAAGTTGAGGAGAGCGTAGAGATGCAGGATGTGGAGTTCGGTTTGGCCTCCATGGTGGACAAATACGGCTGGGACAAGATGAAGGATGCCTTTTCCCGGATGCAGTTGAAGGAATAAGATTTTACTCCTTCGCTAAATAGAGACCATCCAAGAGGATTATCCGGTCGGCTCCGGGAGAAAGGCAGGCAAAGCGTCCCGCTTTTCTCCCGGAGCAGGAAGTTGAAAACAGGATTATAAGAAGGAAGGGAATCGATGGAGACAGTAGCTCCTTACAAAGAGATTATTGCTGAAGTGAAATCGCACGGTGGAGACGCCTTCAAGCGATGTTTCCAATGCGGATTGTGCGACAGTGTTTGTCCCTGGAACCGGGTGACGAGCTTCAGCATGCGGAAGCTGGTCCGGGAGGCCACCTTCGGCCTGACGGATATAGAAAGTGAAGATATGTGGCGCTGCACCACCTGCGGGAGATGCCCCCAGCAGTGCCCGAGAGATGTGAAACAGATCGAGTCCGGGGTCGCCCTGCGGCGGATCGCCACGGAATACGGGGTGTATCCCCACTCCGTCCTACCCATCAAGTCCATTCGAGGCAGCCTCGTCGGTTCGGGGAACCCCCTGAACGAAGAGCGGAGCAAGCGGGCAGACTGGGCCAAGGGCCTGAATGTTCCGGAATTTACCGAGGACATGGACATCCTCTATTTCCCCGACTGCTACGCCAGCTATGACCCGCGGATGAAGAAGGTGGCCGTGGCCACGGCGAAGGTCCTGCAGAAGGCCGGGGTGAACTTCGGCATTCTGGGGGATAAGGAAGTCTGCTGCGGGGAGAGCATCCGCAAGGCGGGTGAAGAGGAGGTTTTCAAGCGCCTGGCCAAGGAGAACATCAAGGCCTTTGTCGATGCCGGGGTGAAGAAGATCCTGGTGTCCTCCCCCCACTGCTACCACACCTTCAAGAACGAGTACCCCGAGTTCAAGGTGAACTTCGAGGTGGTCCATATTACCCAGTTCCTGGCCGAACTGATCCAGGAAGGGAAAATCACCCTCAATGGCGAATACGCCAAGAAGCTGACCTGGCACGACCCCTGTTACCTGGGCCGCCACAACGGCATCTACAATGAGCCGCGGGAAGTCCTGCAGGCGGTTCCCGGTGCGGAGTTCACGGAGCTTCCCGAGCACCACGTGGCGAGTCTGTGCTGCGGCGGCGGCGGAGGCCGGATCTGGATGGAGACGGTCAAGGGCGAGCGCTTCTGCGACCTGCGGATCGACCAGGCGGTCGGTGTCGGGGCGGAGGTGCTGGTGACGGCCTGTCCGTACTGCATCACGAACTTCGAGGACAGCCGGGTGACCATGGGTATGGACGAGAAGATCGAGATCAAAGAGATTTCGGAAGTGATTGCGGAATTGATTTAGGGAATAGTGCAGTGTATAATTTTCACGAATTAATTAAATTCGCTGAGGTAATATAAATGGAAAAAGAAAAGAACAATTATGGCGACGTAATGGTCGTCGGCGGCGGGATCAGCGGCATTCAGGCCTCCCTGGATCTTGCCACTGCGGGTTTCAAGGTCTTCCTGGTGGAGACGTCGCCCAGCATCGGGGGCCACATGGCCCAGCTGGACAAGACCTTCCCCACGAACGACTGCTCCATGTGAATTCTCGCACCCAAACTGGTCGAGGTCGGCCGGCATCCAAACATAGAGGTCCTGACGTACACGGAAGTGGATCGTGTGAAGGGAGAGGTGGGGAAATTCGAAGTAACATTAAGGAGAAAACCGAGATACATCATCGAGGACAAATGTACGGGCTGTACCGTCTGCGTGGAGTACTGCCCCGTCGTTTACCCCGATCAATACAACCAGGAGATCTCGAAGAACAAGGCCATTCATGTGTATTTTGCTCAGGCCATTCCGCTGATCACCTATATTGACGAAAGCTGCCTTTATCTAAAGGAAGAGAAGTGCAAGATCTGCCAGGCCGTTTGCAAGGCGGACGCCATTGATTTGAAGCAGACCGAGGAGTTTGTGGACATCAAGGTGGGGGCGGTCATCCTGGCGGCCGGTGTGGAGCCCTTTGATCCCAAGGTTAAAGAGGAATACCACTACGGCGAGTTCGCCAACGTGGTCACCGGGATGGATTTCGAGCGGTTGCTGGGTTCCACGGGTCCCTACGGCGGCGAGATCCTGCGCGCTTCGGATCTGAAGCATCCCCATAAGATCGCGTGGCTTTCCTGCATCGGCTCCCGCCGGGTGACCGAAGGGGAGAACAGCTACTGCTCCATGGTCTGCTGCACCTACAGCCAGAAGCATGCGATTTTGACGAAGGACCACGACGCCACGGCGGAGTGCACGATCTTCCACAACGATGTCCGCTCCTACGGGAAGGACTTCGAGCGGTATGTCGACCGGACTCAGGCCCTGGAGGGCATCCGGTTCATCCGCAGCTATGTATCCATCGTCCGTGAGGACCCGGTGACGAAGAATGTCATTCTCCGGTACTCCACCCCCGACGAAGGAGTCAAGGAAGAGGAATTCGACATGGTGGTCCTGGCCGTCGGCCTGGCGCCGCCCAAGAATTATCTGGAGATGGCGGAAAAGTT
Encoded here:
- a CDS encoding CoB--CoM heterodisulfide reductase iron-sulfur subunit A family protein, producing the protein MEKEKNNYGDVMVVGGGISGIQASLDLATAGFKVFLVETSPSIGGHMAQLDKTFPTNDCSMUILAPKLVEVGRHPNIEVLTYTEVDRVKGEVGKFEVTLRRKPRYIIEDKCTGCTVCVEYCPVVYPDQYNQEISKNKAIHVYFAQAIPLITYIDESCLYLKEEKCKICQAVCKADAIDLKQTEEFVDIKVGAVILAAGVEPFDPKVKEEYHYGEFANVVTGMDFERLLGSTGPYGGEILRASDLKHPHKIAWLSCIGSRRVTEGENSYCSMVCCTYSQKHAILTKDHDATAECTIFHNDVRSYGKDFERYVDRTQALEGIRFIRSYVSIVREDPVTKNVILRYSTPDEGVKEEEFDMVVLAVGLAPPKNYLEMAEKFGIELNEHGFAKTDLTNPIQTTKPGIFVSGGFQGPLDIPESVFSASGAGSQIGELLDYRRGNLSTERIYPEEKDVSAEEPKIGVFVCHCGANIGRIVNVPEVVEYALTLPNVVYAQEQLFSCATNSAQEISDKTRELGLNRVIISACSPRTLEPLFRDTVREAGINQYYYEMANIREHNSWVHQKEKEEATQKAKDLTRMSVARARMLQPLQEFDLPVNNNALIVGGGVAGMVCALSIAEQGHEVYLIEKA
- a CDS encoding (Fe-S)-binding protein, which gives rise to METVAPYKEIIAEVKSHGGDAFKRCFQCGLCDSVCPWNRVTSFSMRKLVREATFGLTDIESEDMWRCTTCGRCPQQCPRDVKQIESGVALRRIATEYGVYPHSVLPIKSIRGSLVGSGNPLNEERSKRADWAKGLNVPEFTEDMDILYFPDCYASYDPRMKKVAVATAKVLQKAGVNFGILGDKEVCCGESIRKAGEEEVFKRLAKENIKAFVDAGVKKILVSSPHCYHTFKNEYPEFKVNFEVVHITQFLAELIQEGKITLNGEYAKKLTWHDPCYLGRHNGIYNEPREVLQAVPGAEFTELPEHHVASLCCGGGGGRIWMETVKGERFCDLRIDQAVGVGAEVLVTACPYCITNFEDSRVTMGMDEKIEIKEISEVIAELI
- a CDS encoding (4Fe-4S)-binding protein gives rise to the protein MAKITKKIKRIKVDADKCNGCRGCEMVCAGFHSVPKYNTINPARSRIKIVRHPTKDIWLPVFAGEYTAAECMGRETYVIDGKEYADCDFCRAACPARDRFKEPDSGLPLRCDMCENDPPLELPKCVEWCISDVLTYEEVEEEVEESVEMQDVEFGLASMVDKYGWDKMKDAFSRMQLKE